From the genome of Thermococcus chitonophagus, one region includes:
- a CDS encoding [protein ADP-ribosylglutamate] hydrolase, which translates to MKIVKGDITKFRAEAIVNAANKYLEHGGGVAYAIAKAAAGDVYEYIRISKEEMKKQIGREYIEHGEVVVTPPLKLAQNGVKYVIHTVGPYCGGKWDKEKEDKLKLAILGALKKADELGVRSIAFPAISAGIYGCPLEKVVKVFKDTVEQFLKEAKNVKDVFLVLYSETDYKKALKVLKEVENDEN; encoded by the coding sequence ATGAAGATTGTAAAAGGAGATATAACAAAGTTCAGAGCCGAGGCTATAGTCAATGCCGCAAATAAATATCTTGAACACGGTGGTGGGGTTGCATATGCCATCGCAAAGGCTGCCGCTGGAGATGTATATGAATATATTAGAATTAGTAAGGAAGAAATGAAAAAACAAATTGGGAGGGAGTATATAGAGCATGGAGAAGTTGTTGTTACTCCTCCTTTAAAATTGGCACAAAATGGTGTTAAGTATGTCATTCATACCGTTGGTCCATATTGTGGGGGAAAATGGGATAAAGAAAAAGAAGACAAATTGAAACTTGCAATTTTAGGGGCACTTAAAAAGGCTGATGAGCTTGGTGTTAGGAGTATTGCCTTTCCGGCTATAAGTGCTGGTATCTACGGTTGTCCCTTGGAAAAGGTAGTTAAAGTGTTTAAAGACACTGTTGAACAATTCCTAAAGGAAGCTAAGAATGTAAAAGATGTGTTTTTGGTATTATATTCCGAAACAGACTATAAGAAGGCCCTAAAAGTTTTAAAAGAGGTGGAAAACGATGAAAATTGA
- the malP gene encoding maltodextrin phosphorylase translates to MKIDNSIKEKILKKLPENLSRLADLAYNYWWSWDHKAMKLWQKIDEEHWRQYKNPVKLLLEVPESRLRELSKDDAFLDLYELVIERFEGYMNQSTTWFSTNYPRWDKPIVYLCMEYGISKSLPIYSGGLGILAGDHLKTASDLGLPLIAVGLLYKHGYFRQEIDKDGRQIEIFPEYNTKEMPIRQVLTNDGKPLLIDVPIEGKMVKARVFLVEVGRVPLYLLDTDVLENPEEDRKVCDYLYNAEPDKRIKQEILLGIGGMRLLKALEIEPGVIHLNEGHPSFANFERIRWFMEEGLSFEEALEVVRGTSVFTTHTPVPAGHDVFPVDFVREKLAKFFEGLPTEKFLELGKANPSDPNFNMTILSIKTSNFVNGVSQLHAKVTREMWAGLWAGVPLDEIPIEGITNGVHTATWVNENLAKLYDIYIGKIWREHVNLEGIWYAIERIPDGELWEAHLKAKRELIELIRRKIMRRNERIGIDEPLPDIDENALIIGFARRFATYKRAVLLFTDLERLKKIVNNSERPVYIVFGGKAHPRDEAGKEFLRRVYEVSQMPEFKGKIILIENYDMGSARLFVSGVDVWLNTPRRPLEASGTSGMKAGLNGVINLSIFDGWWVEGYNGRNGWVIGDTSTEPETEADDYWDAMSLYDILENVVVPMYYENRDAWIRMMKESIKSIAPRFSTHRMVKDYVTKFYSKAMELGIYLSRDNFRWAKELAKWKEKIKTEWDKVNIEEVKVNEHIVNVTINLGNLKPEDVRVELYYGIKEEEFKILKPHIVELRKTKDLGNGRYIYTYMGKALKNIGNPCWHYAIRVYAYHPMMPGKFLLGGYIKWKGVER, encoded by the coding sequence ATGAAAATTGATAACAGTATTAAGGAAAAAATATTGAAAAAGCTTCCCGAAAATCTTTCAAGACTAGCCGATCTTGCCTATAATTATTGGTGGAGCTGGGATCATAAAGCAATGAAACTATGGCAGAAAATAGATGAGGAACACTGGAGGCAGTATAAGAATCCTGTCAAGTTGCTTCTTGAAGTTCCAGAATCTAGACTTAGGGAACTGTCTAAAGATGATGCATTTCTTGATCTATACGAGCTCGTCATAGAGAGGTTTGAAGGCTATATGAACCAGAGTACTACATGGTTCTCTACGAACTATCCCCGTTGGGATAAGCCGATAGTTTATCTTTGTATGGAATATGGAATAAGCAAGAGCCTTCCAATATATTCTGGGGGATTGGGAATTCTTGCTGGAGATCACCTTAAAACGGCAAGTGACCTTGGATTGCCTCTTATTGCAGTTGGGCTACTCTACAAGCATGGCTACTTTAGGCAGGAGATTGATAAAGATGGAAGACAGATAGAGATATTTCCAGAGTACAACACTAAAGAAATGCCTATAAGACAAGTACTTACCAACGATGGAAAACCTTTGCTGATTGATGTCCCAATAGAGGGCAAAATGGTTAAGGCAAGAGTTTTTCTCGTTGAAGTCGGGAGAGTTCCATTATACCTTCTTGATACGGATGTTTTAGAGAACCCGGAGGAGGACAGAAAAGTCTGTGACTACCTATACAACGCTGAGCCTGACAAGAGAATAAAGCAGGAAATCCTCCTTGGTATTGGTGGAATGAGGCTTCTCAAGGCATTAGAGATAGAACCTGGGGTTATTCATCTAAATGAGGGCCATCCATCATTCGCAAACTTCGAAAGAATAAGATGGTTCATGGAGGAAGGACTCAGCTTTGAAGAGGCCCTAGAAGTTGTAAGGGGAACGAGTGTATTTACAACCCACACGCCCGTGCCAGCTGGTCATGATGTGTTCCCCGTAGATTTCGTGAGAGAAAAGTTAGCGAAGTTCTTTGAGGGGCTGCCTACTGAGAAGTTCCTTGAGCTAGGAAAGGCAAATCCAAGTGATCCAAACTTTAACATGACGATACTCTCGATAAAGACATCAAACTTTGTAAATGGTGTTAGCCAGTTGCATGCTAAGGTTACGAGGGAAATGTGGGCAGGACTCTGGGCGGGAGTACCTCTGGACGAGATACCCATTGAGGGAATAACGAACGGTGTTCATACAGCAACGTGGGTTAATGAGAACTTAGCAAAGCTCTACGACATATACATTGGCAAGATATGGAGAGAGCACGTTAACCTTGAGGGTATATGGTATGCAATAGAGAGGATTCCTGATGGAGAACTATGGGAGGCCCATCTTAAGGCAAAGAGAGAGTTAATAGAGCTCATCAGGAGAAAGATAATGAGGAGGAACGAAAGGATCGGTATAGACGAACCTCTTCCAGATATAGACGAAAATGCTCTTATAATAGGTTTTGCAAGAAGGTTCGCGACGTACAAGAGGGCGGTGTTGCTGTTCACGGATCTTGAGAGGCTGAAGAAGATTGTAAACAACTCTGAGAGGCCAGTTTACATAGTCTTTGGAGGAAAAGCTCATCCTAGGGATGAAGCTGGAAAGGAGTTCCTCAGAAGAGTTTATGAAGTATCTCAAATGCCGGAGTTTAAGGGCAAAATAATCTTGATAGAGAACTATGACATGGGTTCAGCAAGGCTTTTTGTTTCTGGAGTTGATGTTTGGCTTAACACTCCAAGGAGGCCTCTAGAAGCCAGTGGAACGAGCGGTATGAAAGCTGGCCTTAACGGTGTCATAAATCTGAGCATATTCGATGGGTGGTGGGTTGAGGGGTACAATGGAAGAAATGGTTGGGTCATCGGAGACACGAGCACTGAGCCAGAAACCGAGGCTGATGACTACTGGGATGCAATGAGCCTCTACGATATCTTGGAGAACGTTGTAGTTCCAATGTATTATGAAAACAGGGATGCATGGATAAGGATGATGAAGGAGAGCATAAAGAGCATCGCCCCGAGATTCAGCACTCACAGGATGGTTAAGGACTACGTGACAAAGTTTTACTCAAAGGCTATGGAACTTGGCATCTACTTAAGTAGGGATAACTTCAGGTGGGCCAAGGAGCTTGCTAAGTGGAAAGAGAAGATAAAGACGGAGTGGGATAAAGTCAACATCGAGGAAGTTAAGGTCAACGAGCACATTGTTAATGTTACGATAAACCTTGGAAACTTAAAGCCAGAAGATGTAAGAGTTGAGCTATATTATGGAATTAAAGAAGAGGAGTTCAAGATACTAAAGCCTCACATAGTTGAACTCAGGAAAACTAAAGATCTTGGGAATGGGAGGTATATCTACACTTACATGGGCAAAGCCCTCAAGAATATCGGTAATCCATGTTGGCACTATGCCATCAGGGTCTACGCTTATCATCCAATGATGCCCGGAAAATTCCTGTTGGGTGGCTACATAAAATGGAAAGGGGTGGAGAGGTAA
- a CDS encoding slipin family protein → MILPGDLFVIGIVVLFVLIFLASAIKIVKEYERAVIFRLGRVVGARGPGLFFIIPIFEKAVIVDLRTQVLDVPVQETITKDNVPVRVNAVVYFRVVDPVKAVTQVRNYIMATSQISQTTLRSVIGQAHLDELLSERDKLNMQLQRIIDEATDPWGIKVTAVEIKDVELPAGMQRAMAKQAEAERERRARILLAEAERQAAEKLREAAEIISEHPMALQLRTLQTISDVASDKSNVIVLTLPMEMLKLFKSLGEAAEAYKKRVEEEKRE, encoded by the coding sequence ATGATCTTGCCTGGAGATTTGTTTGTTATTGGAATAGTAGTGCTGTTTGTATTGATATTCTTAGCCAGCGCCATCAAGATCGTTAAGGAGTACGAGAGGGCAGTGATATTCAGGCTCGGTAGGGTTGTTGGAGCTAGAGGACCAGGATTGTTCTTCATAATCCCGATATTCGAAAAAGCGGTTATAGTCGACTTAAGAACTCAAGTTCTTGACGTTCCAGTCCAAGAGACGATAACCAAGGACAACGTGCCAGTAAGAGTTAACGCTGTAGTCTACTTTAGGGTCGTAGATCCGGTAAAAGCCGTAACCCAAGTTAGGAACTACATCATGGCCACATCCCAGATCTCACAAACAACCTTGAGGAGCGTCATAGGCCAGGCACATCTAGATGAGCTTTTGAGCGAGAGGGATAAACTCAACATGCAGTTGCAGAGGATAATTGACGAAGCAACGGATCCCTGGGGGATAAAGGTTACAGCCGTGGAGATCAAGGATGTAGAACTTCCAGCGGGAATGCAGAGGGCTATGGCAAAGCAGGCAGAAGCAGAGAGAGAAAGGAGAGCCAGAATCCTACTCGCAGAGGCCGAGAGACAGGCGGCTGAGAAGCTTAGGGAAGCCGCAGAAATTATAAGCGAACACCCAATGGCCTTGCAGCTTAGAACCCTACAGACAATAAGTGACGTCGCAAGCGATAAGAGCAACGTTATCGTACTCACCCTACCAATGGAGATGCTTAAACTCTTCAAGAGCTTGGGAGAAGCTGCAGAAGCATACAAGAAGAGAGTTGAGGAAGAAAAGAGAGAGTAA
- a CDS encoding NfeD family protein, with protein sequence MVTKMRGKLILGLLVFSLLFLPTLAQEKVVYVAQIRGQITSYTYDQFNRYISLAEENKAEAIIIEFDTPGGRGDAMMNIIQRIQQAKVPVIIYVYPPGATAASAGTYIALGSHLIAMAPGTSIGACRPILGYAQNGSIIQAPPKIVNHYIAYIKSLAQESGRNATIAEEFITKDLSLTPEEALKYGVIEVIARDVNELLEKANGMQTKLPVNGKYVTLNFTNAKVVYLKPSLKDKVITYITDPSMAYLLLSLGIWALIIGFLTPGWHVPETVGAIMIVLAIIGFGYFGYNAAGLLLIVVGMLFFVAEALTPTFGLFTVAGLISFILGGILLFGGGEVEYLVNREVFSQLRIVIITIGVLLALFFAFGMAAVIKAHRKKAKTGREEMIGLIGVVVEDLNPEGMIKVRGELWKARSKFGKPIEKGEKVRVVDMDGLTLIVVREKEEEGERK encoded by the coding sequence ATGGTGACTAAGATGAGGGGAAAGCTGATCCTGGGGTTACTTGTTTTTTCGCTTCTGTTCCTTCCAACGCTAGCTCAGGAGAAGGTCGTTTATGTTGCTCAAATTAGGGGCCAGATAACTTCCTATACCTATGACCAGTTCAACAGGTACATAAGCCTGGCAGAGGAGAACAAAGCCGAAGCTATAATTATAGAATTTGATACTCCAGGTGGAAGGGGAGATGCTATGATGAACATAATACAGAGAATCCAACAAGCCAAGGTTCCCGTGATAATCTACGTCTATCCTCCAGGGGCAACGGCTGCTTCAGCTGGAACATATATTGCCCTCGGATCCCACTTAATCGCCATGGCCCCAGGAACTAGCATAGGAGCCTGTAGACCCATCCTGGGTTATGCTCAGAACGGTTCTATAATACAAGCTCCCCCTAAGATAGTCAATCACTACATCGCATATATAAAAAGCCTTGCCCAGGAAAGCGGAAGGAACGCCACCATAGCAGAGGAGTTCATAACTAAGGATCTAAGCCTAACCCCTGAGGAGGCACTAAAGTATGGTGTTATAGAAGTCATAGCCAGGGATGTTAACGAGTTGCTCGAGAAAGCGAATGGAATGCAGACAAAACTCCCCGTAAATGGTAAGTATGTAACCCTCAACTTTACCAACGCTAAAGTTGTTTACCTGAAACCGTCACTTAAGGACAAGGTGATTACGTACATAACTGACCCAAGCATGGCTTACCTTCTCCTCTCCCTGGGGATATGGGCGTTGATAATAGGCTTTCTGACCCCAGGATGGCACGTTCCAGAGACAGTGGGGGCGATCATGATAGTCCTCGCAATAATAGGCTTTGGTTATTTTGGCTACAACGCTGCGGGGCTGCTATTAATAGTTGTGGGGATGCTGTTTTTTGTCGCCGAAGCATTAACACCAACGTTTGGACTCTTCACAGTTGCAGGGCTGATTTCGTTCATACTAGGGGGAATACTGCTGTTTGGGGGTGGAGAAGTGGAGTACCTAGTTAACAGGGAGGTGTTTTCCCAGCTGAGAATAGTCATAATAACTATAGGAGTTCTGCTAGCACTATTCTTCGCCTTTGGGATGGCCGCGGTGATAAAGGCTCACAGGAAGAAAGCAAAAACTGGTAGGGAGGAGATGATAGGGCTAATTGGTGTTGTCGTTGAAGATCTGAACCCCGAGGGTATGATCAAGGTTAGGGGCGAATTATGGAAGGCTAGAAGCAAGTTTGGAAAGCCTATAGAAAAGGGGGAGAAAGTTAGGGTAGTTGATATGGATGGCCTGACTCTTATCGTTGTTAGGGAAAAGGAAGAAGAAGGTGAAAGGAAATGA
- a CDS encoding NAD(P)/FAD-dependent oxidoreductase, which yields MRIVVIGSGTAGSNFALFMRKLDRKAEIIVIGKEPTMQYSPCALPHVISGTIEKPEDVIVFPTEFYRKQRIEMMLEVEAKKIDRERKVVITDKGEVPYDKLVIATGSKAFIPPIKGVENEGVFTLKSLDDVRKIKKYIAERKPKKAVVIGAGLIGLEGAEAFAKLGMEVLVVELLEHLLPTMLDKDMAKLVQEEMEKHGIKFRFGVGVSEIIGSPVEAVKIGKEIVEADIVLVATGVRANVDLARDAGLEVSRGIVVNEHLQTSDPDIYAIGDCAEVIDAVTGKRTLSQLGTSAVRMAKVAAEHIAGKNSIFRPVFNTAITELFDLEIGTFGITEERAKKEGINVVVGKFKGSTKPEYYPGGKPITVKLIFRKEDKKLIGAQIVGGERVWGRIMTLSALAQKGATVEDVAYLETAYAPPISPTIDPITVAAEMAMRKFRL from the coding sequence ATGAGGATAGTTGTAATAGGCTCAGGAACCGCAGGAAGCAACTTCGCGCTTTTCATGAGGAAGCTCGATAGAAAAGCTGAGATAATAGTCATAGGCAAAGAACCAACGATGCAGTACTCTCCCTGTGCTCTCCCCCACGTAATTAGCGGAACGATAGAAAAGCCCGAAGACGTAATAGTGTTTCCGACTGAGTTCTACAGGAAGCAGAGAATTGAAATGATGCTTGAAGTAGAGGCCAAAAAGATAGACAGAGAGAGGAAGGTCGTTATTACAGATAAAGGCGAAGTTCCATATGACAAGCTCGTAATAGCCACAGGATCAAAGGCTTTCATCCCCCCGATAAAAGGCGTTGAAAACGAGGGAGTATTCACGCTTAAGAGCTTGGACGACGTTAGGAAGATTAAGAAGTACATAGCGGAGAGAAAGCCAAAGAAGGCCGTTGTGATAGGGGCGGGACTAATAGGCCTAGAGGGGGCAGAAGCTTTTGCTAAACTTGGCATGGAAGTCCTAGTTGTTGAACTTCTCGAGCATTTGCTTCCAACCATGCTCGACAAAGACATGGCAAAGCTCGTGCAAGAGGAAATGGAGAAACATGGAATTAAGTTTAGGTTCGGTGTGGGTGTAAGCGAGATAATTGGCAGTCCTGTAGAGGCCGTGAAGATCGGAAAGGAGATAGTTGAAGCGGACATAGTCCTAGTAGCAACAGGGGTTAGGGCTAACGTTGACTTAGCCAGAGATGCGGGTTTGGAGGTAAGTAGGGGAATAGTCGTTAATGAGCACCTCCAGACAAGCGATCCCGATATATACGCCATCGGGGACTGTGCAGAGGTTATAGATGCCGTAACTGGAAAGAGAACCCTAAGCCAGCTAGGAACTTCCGCGGTTAGAATGGCGAAAGTTGCGGCGGAGCATATAGCTGGCAAGAATTCCATATTTAGACCAGTATTCAATACTGCAATTACAGAATTATTTGATTTGGAAATAGGAACGTTTGGAATAACAGAGGAGAGAGCGAAGAAAGAAGGAATTAATGTAGTTGTAGGGAAGTTCAAAGGCTCAACAAAGCCAGAGTACTATCCTGGGGGCAAACCGATAACCGTGAAGTTGATATTCAGGAAGGAAGACAAGAAGCTTATTGGGGCTCAAATAGTTGGAGGGGAAAGAGTCTGGGGCAGGATAATGACGCTCTCAGCTTTAGCCCAGAAGGGCGCAACGGTTGAAGACGTTGCTTACTTAGAAACTGCATATGCCCCGCCAATAAGCCCAACCATCGACCCAATTACGGTGGCCGCAGAAATGGCTATGAGAAAGTTCAGGCTTTGA
- a CDS encoding class II SORL domain-containing protein translates to MLKDTIKSGDWKGEKHVPVIEYTREGDLVKVEVSVGKEVPHPNTPEHHIAWIELYFHPEGESFPIMVGRVAFTAHGDPLTEPRAVFYIKTNKKGKLYALSYCNIHGLWENEANLE, encoded by the coding sequence ATGTTGAAGGACACGATAAAAAGTGGAGATTGGAAAGGAGAGAAGCACGTTCCAGTTATAGAGTACACAAGGGAGGGAGACCTCGTAAAAGTTGAGGTCTCAGTAGGGAAAGAGGTTCCCCATCCAAACACCCCAGAGCACCACATAGCATGGATAGAGCTGTACTTCCACCCAGAGGGAGAAAGCTTCCCAATAATGGTTGGTAGGGTTGCCTTTACAGCTCACGGCGATCCACTAACGGAGCCAAGGGCGGTATTTTACATAAAGACAAATAAGAAGGGCAAGCTTTACGCTCTAAGTTACTGCAACATCCATGGCCTCTGGGAGAACGAGGCCAACCTTGAATGA
- the rd gene encoding rubredoxin produces the protein MAKWRCKICGYIYDEEEGDEENGITPGTKFEDLPEDWICPLCGAPKDEFERID, from the coding sequence ATGGCAAAGTGGAGATGCAAAATCTGTGGCTACATCTATGATGAAGAGGAAGGAGATGAAGAAAACGGAATAACCCCAGGAACTAAGTTCGAAGACCTTCCTGAAGATTGGATCTGCCCCCTATGCGGGGCACCTAAAGATGAATTTGAAAGAATAGATTGA
- a CDS encoding DUF3160 domain-containing protein, whose translation MKGKVAILLSLIILVAGCLGGQSTTPQEKLENLDQIKTIFNLSKSQIDYLTNNGILVIPNGRGAGDIYSLLVKDEVPGIITVDSAFLLYSQVYLISYFWILENDVSPTLRNLLLYLVRESAKAGDIDVASYLAVALLMLDPNVTLPAPLPVSKPNETGILSAITWLTKEGINVSSKEGNLEVVRLAKIIKGCPECLQNISRIDSELTFFLGPSRGLSVLDYVNNLDAIASGRVSPLQLLASKQPLIVRGRSLEKELRVSLFGVRLDPGSYILETLIYPNLGPNPTSKTYSRILAYGDSAGLLSKPISFYRTCDNLDQNRDKYWGEIYEITISLYKRKIISAKDANNIIPLLPNLVYLPAVLGSSYAYTIASSLGYCDFQFQYKRLVNQFREIPPDSMKNRAARAIKLLFEAGRPRSDGWEKRFINTTISFWLIMNGAENFTIVKDTIPSGRLADAYIEPYPEVYAELYASLKELDGFLTAMGVNDETLRWAVNRAAALMLRAYQVSTKIKEGKTLTEDDLIFLTQEFPRDSIAIPHSFGGIRLPKNLVIYSREGMSLRAEVELGTVLVVYNNKIFVGPIIINKAWIEG comes from the coding sequence ATGAAAGGCAAGGTTGCAATTCTGCTATCACTAATTATCCTAGTTGCAGGGTGCCTTGGTGGGCAAAGCACTACACCTCAAGAGAAGCTGGAAAATTTGGATCAAATAAAAACTATCTTTAATTTATCAAAATCTCAAATTGATTACCTTACAAATAACGGCATTCTCGTTATACCTAATGGGAGAGGGGCTGGAGATATTTATTCGCTTCTCGTAAAAGATGAAGTTCCTGGGATTATCACAGTTGATTCTGCTTTCCTATTATATTCTCAGGTCTATTTAATTTCCTATTTTTGGATTCTCGAAAATGACGTATCCCCCACTCTTAGAAATCTCCTTTTATACCTAGTAAGGGAGAGTGCCAAGGCGGGAGATATAGATGTTGCGTCGTATCTTGCTGTTGCCCTTCTAATGCTTGATCCGAATGTAACTTTGCCTGCACCCCTGCCTGTTTCTAAACCCAATGAAACAGGGATACTGTCTGCAATTACTTGGCTTACTAAAGAGGGAATAAATGTATCGTCTAAGGAGGGCAACTTAGAAGTTGTAAGGTTAGCGAAAATAATTAAAGGATGCCCTGAGTGTCTCCAGAATATCTCGAGAATAGATTCCGAATTAACATTCTTCTTAGGCCCTTCAAGAGGATTAAGTGTCCTTGACTACGTTAATAACCTTGATGCCATTGCTTCGGGAAGAGTTTCTCCACTTCAATTATTGGCCTCTAAGCAACCTCTAATAGTCAGGGGTAGAAGCTTAGAAAAGGAGTTACGAGTTTCCTTATTTGGTGTGAGGCTTGATCCTGGAAGTTATATCCTCGAAACATTGATATATCCAAATCTAGGACCTAACCCAACTTCTAAGACGTACTCGAGAATATTAGCTTATGGTGATTCTGCGGGATTACTTTCGAAGCCTATATCGTTCTATAGGACCTGCGACAATCTGGACCAGAATAGAGACAAGTATTGGGGGGAGATATATGAAATAACCATAAGCTTGTACAAGAGGAAGATAATATCTGCAAAAGATGCAAATAATATTATTCCCCTCCTTCCAAATCTAGTATACTTACCAGCGGTTTTAGGGTCTTCATATGCTTACACTATAGCATCGTCTCTAGGGTACTGTGATTTTCAATTCCAGTATAAGAGGTTGGTAAATCAATTCAGGGAAATTCCCCCCGATTCAATGAAAAATAGAGCGGCAAGGGCCATTAAACTACTTTTCGAAGCAGGAAGACCAAGATCAGATGGTTGGGAGAAAAGGTTCATTAATACGACTATCTCATTCTGGCTTATTATGAATGGAGCTGAGAATTTTACAATTGTCAAAGATACCATACCCTCTGGTAGGCTTGCGGATGCGTACATTGAACCTTACCCTGAAGTTTATGCAGAGCTGTATGCGTCTCTTAAAGAATTGGATGGTTTCCTAACTGCAATGGGAGTCAACGATGAAACTCTGAGATGGGCAGTTAATAGGGCAGCCGCATTGATGCTTAGGGCTTACCAAGTCTCTACCAAGATAAAGGAGGGCAAGACGCTAACCGAAGATGATTTAATATTCTTGACCCAAGAATTTCCAAGGGATTCTATTGCAATACCCCACTCGTTTGGTGGCATTAGGTTACCGAAGAATCTTGTCATTTATTCCCGGGAGGGCATGTCTCTCAGAGCAGAAGTTGAGTTGGGTACAGTCCTAGTAGTTTATAATAACAAAATATTTGTTGGCCCAATAATTATTAATAAGGCTTGGATAGAGGGATGA
- a CDS encoding ATPase domain-containing protein — MGKLFGIEYFDKDIIEGGFPDGSVILVAGEPGSGKTIFSATFLYNGFVKFGDKGIYISLSETKREFYEQMKMLGMDFETFEKAGVFKFIDLVTVPAETVQKEIELIMNEIIKFKPDRIVLDSVTVISNLLGREMTRTFLHTMLGRIVKAYNSTAILIAEKPIGKDSIGFGVEEFVVDGVIFLKSRKVGENIVRTIEVRKMRRRRIKRPEYEYAITDYGIEFFAVPELKRAEYEEPIWEKITTGIEKLDKLLEGGIYRGSTVLLVGMTGTGKTTFALHFAISNALQGRRVVYVSFEEPIDQLLRTAQNYGLKIWEALDSGNLILQSWIPEATTPLQLFINIRNLIEEFKPVAVVIDSLSALREHIGDRDISKVLRYLSILAKSKKSALYFTLTDESNSSIVPSTNASTLADVIIWLKYFISEGKLERRLIIVKARGSNHSRKLHKYDITDTGVIIYE; from the coding sequence ATGGGAAAATTATTTGGTATTGAATATTTTGACAAAGATATAATTGAAGGAGGATTTCCAGATGGTTCAGTAATTCTAGTTGCGGGGGAGCCTGGATCTGGCAAAACGATATTCTCTGCAACTTTCTTATACAATGGTTTTGTGAAGTTTGGAGATAAAGGTATCTACATCTCTCTTAGCGAGACAAAGAGAGAGTTCTACGAGCAAATGAAGATGTTGGGGATGGACTTTGAGACGTTTGAAAAGGCAGGAGTTTTTAAGTTTATAGATCTTGTAACGGTTCCTGCTGAGACAGTACAAAAGGAGATAGAGCTTATAATGAATGAGATAATCAAATTCAAGCCAGATAGAATTGTGCTTGATTCGGTTACAGTAATTTCAAATCTCTTAGGGAGGGAGATGACGAGGACTTTCCTCCATACAATGTTAGGGCGGATAGTAAAAGCATACAATTCGACAGCTATTCTCATAGCTGAAAAGCCAATTGGAAAGGACAGCATTGGTTTTGGGGTGGAAGAATTTGTTGTCGATGGCGTAATATTCCTAAAAAGCAGGAAAGTTGGGGAAAACATTGTGAGAACAATCGAAGTTAGAAAAATGAGGAGAAGGAGGATAAAAAGGCCAGAATATGAGTATGCAATAACTGATTATGGAATTGAATTCTTTGCTGTCCCTGAGCTTAAGAGGGCAGAATATGAGGAACCAATTTGGGAGAAGATAACCACTGGAATAGAAAAACTTGATAAATTACTGGAAGGTGGAATATACCGGGGGTCTACTGTCCTTTTAGTTGGGATGACAGGAACAGGAAAGACAACATTTGCATTACACTTTGCTATTTCAAATGCCCTACAGGGAAGAAGAGTTGTGTATGTATCTTTTGAAGAACCTATAGATCAGCTCCTAAGAACTGCTCAAAACTATGGACTCAAAATATGGGAGGCTTTAGACTCAGGAAATTTGATATTACAGAGTTGGATCCCTGAAGCAACAACGCCTTTGCAACTTTTCATTAATATCAGGAATCTTATAGAGGAGTTTAAACCTGTTGCAGTGGTAATAGACAGTTTAAGTGCTCTTAGAGAACACATAGGCGATAGAGACATTTCAAAGGTTCTAAGATACCTCTCAATTCTCGCTAAATCCAAGAAAAGTGCTCTTTACTTTACACTTACTGACGAATCTAACTCCTCAATTGTTCCCTCAACGAATGCAAGCACCTTGGCAGACGTCATAATTTGGTTAAAGTACTTCATATCTGAGGGTAAACTCGAGAGGAGGCTTATAATAGTAAAGGCAAGGGGCTCTAATCATTCGAGGAAATTGCACAAGTACGACATCACGGACACTGGGGTGATTATCTATGAGTAA
- a CDS encoding NitrOD5 domain-containing protein, which yields MSKGQEILVRALANALDKVSPGLKAVLETHLRVSLGEGLEVAYSDPKKFKEAVAKLFGEYSSRLLEMVVIDQVKDVLGGSEPPNTLEELVEILKEVYGE from the coding sequence ATGAGTAAGGGACAGGAAATTCTTGTTAGAGCTCTAGCAAATGCATTAGACAAGGTCAGCCCAGGGCTAAAAGCAGTTCTTGAGACCCATTTGAGAGTCTCTCTTGGTGAAGGTTTGGAAGTTGCATATAGTGATCCGAAAAAGTTTAAAGAGGCTGTAGCTAAGTTATTTGGGGAGTATAGCTCAAGATTACTCGAAATGGTTGTTATTGATCAGGTTAAAGATGTCTTAGGAGGTTCTGAACCTCCAAATACACTAGAGGAGTTAGTGGAGATTCTTAAAGAAGTCTATGGTGAGTAG